In Amyelois transitella isolate CPQ chromosome 5, ilAmyTran1.1, whole genome shotgun sequence, one DNA window encodes the following:
- the LOC106139018 gene encoding odorant receptor 10a yields the protein MVFGRIKENLNILKNNSCETLFLIINYMPTIAGYSFFQNKISVLFWFVHISLALYIYILGTIMYNMYYAKGVADYINSFFSISILLLTLNGDWWSLTKRSSIQDALRLVKKNDDLVRQSGRFADEHAGMMKIIKWIILTCFTFHFVNDVLIFSTVRVITTTEITITSCTGLRPLSGSPNMAICKSMLTFQELTGIIVVATYDAMVILFTSHSTAMYDLLRLDIASIRQLEPSDPDGDLTISKRLRETIYRHTLILDTVSLLQTMYSLPIGVDFANYAVSVMLFFVVPLDICLKFGPLVAHNLLVFFLYCLLGQKLNTAAENVEMAIYDCGWERFSLKHRKLVLFMLIRSQKPVMLYAAKVVPIRLYTFAYTMQMIYKFVAIFKL from the exons ATGGTTTTCGGAAGGattaaagaaaacttaaatatCCTTAAGAACAATTCATGCGAGACtctatttttgataattaattacatgcCGACAATTGCaggatattcttttttccagaACAAGATATCTG TGTTGTTTTGGTTTGTGCATATTTCTTTAGCgctctatatttatattttgggaACCATTATGTACAACATGTATTACGCTAAAGGAGTTGCGGATTACATTAACAGTTTCTTCAgcatatcaattttattattaactctTAATGGAGATTGGTGGTCATTAACTAAAAG GTCGAGCATTCAAGATGCTCTGAGACTTGTAAAGAAGAATGACGACCTGGTGCGACAGTCCGGAAGATTTGCTGACGAGCATGCCGGCATGATGAAGATCATAAAATGGATTATACTGACCTGCTTCACCTTCCATTTCGTTAACGACGTTCTTATTTTTTCAACAGTCAGAGTCATAACTACTACTGAAATTACTATCACTTCTTGCACTG GTTTGAGGCCTCTCTCAGGCAGTCCCAACATGGCGATATGCAAATCTATGCTGACGTTCCAAGAGTTGACAGGCATCATCGTGGTGGCCACGTACGACGCCATGGTGATCCTGTTCACCTCGCACTCCACCGCCATGTACGACCTGCTGCGGCTCGACATCGCCAGCATCCGGCAGCTGGAGCCCTCGGACCCTGACGGAGATCTCACGATATCTAAGCGCCTACGAGAGACTATTTATCGCCACACTCTCATTCTAGACACTGTTAGTCTATTACAAACCATGTACAGTCTCCCTATTGGTGTAGACTTCGCAAACTATGCAGTATCTGTCATGCTTTTTTTTGTAGTACCACTAGACATCTGTTTAAAATTTGGTCCTCTTGTAGCTCATAATTTACTTGTTTTCTTCTTATACTGTCTATTAGGACAGAAACTCAATACGGCGGCAGAAAATGTGGAAATGGCTATTTACGATTGTGGTTGGGAGAGGTTCAGTCTCAAACATCGTAAACTGGTATTGTTCATGTTGATACGGTCGCAAAAGCCCGTTATGTTATACGCGGCTAAAGTTGTGCCGATTCGACTTTATACATTTGCTTACACTATGCAGATGATCTACAAATTTGTTgccatatttaaattataa